A window from Entomoplasma freundtii encodes these proteins:
- a CDS encoding MurR/RpiR family transcriptional regulator, whose product MSKSAYSFLIKNKNNSPLLALIYDQWKKGESLEINELAHKAYLSKSSITRYFQTAGFDGFKEFKYILQNENISSVAPETSFNDYAFEEEIMIQPILVTSKLNGLEVYNQAISWLENAGCNYILGVGGNLSVCFEFRVRLERLGFQTSYFSDVHNMFVSLTRAKASDLLWVFSYSGETPEILHLTKEAKNHDLKIIAITRSGNNSLSQLADLCFQIDDSENLVRLLAFKSRIAMTYVIYKLIAMVIEQKSEFYHQRLTANIY is encoded by the coding sequence ATGTCAAAATCAGCCTATAGTTTTCTTATCAAAAATAAAAATAACTCACCTTTACTTGCCTTAATTTATGACCAATGAAAAAAGGGTGAGAGTTTAGAAATTAATGAATTAGCCCATAAAGCTTACCTTTCAAAAAGCAGTATTACCCGATATTTTCAAACTGCAGGTTTTGATGGGTTCAAAGAATTTAAATATATTTTGCAAAATGAAAATATTAGTTCCGTCGCTCCAGAAACATCGTTTAATGACTACGCTTTTGAAGAAGAAATAATGATTCAACCAATTTTAGTGACTTCCAAGTTAAATGGTCTAGAAGTTTATAATCAAGCAATTAGTTGGTTAGAAAATGCCGGTTGTAATTATATTCTTGGCGTTGGTGGCAACCTTTCTGTTTGCTTTGAATTCCGCGTGCGCTTAGAACGCCTCGGTTTTCAAACATCTTATTTTTCTGACGTTCATAATATGTTTGTTTCGTTAACTCGTGCCAAAGCAAGCGACTTGCTTTGGGTTTTTTCTTATTCTGGAGAAACTCCAGAAATTTTGCATTTGACTAAGGAAGCCAAGAATCATGATTTAAAAATTATCGCAATTACTCGAAGTGGCAATAATTCGTTATCCCAATTGGCTGACCTCTGCTTCCAAATTGATGATTCAGAAAATTTAGTTCGTCTATTAGCTTTTAAGTCGCGAATTGCGATGACCTACGTCATCTATAAGTTAATTGCGATGGTCATTGAACAAAAAAGTGAATTTTACCATCAGCGTCTGACTGCTAATATCTACTAG
- a CDS encoding SDR family oxidoreductase: MDKKVVVITGASSGIGAALAKLLGNSNDDYQLVLGARREVLLKALVQEIESDGGEAIYQVTDIRQIAEVEKLAQAAINHFGKIDVWVNNAGIYPGNFLSDRQYDDWDRLIDTNLKGTLYGIGTALQWMIPRNNGQIINISSVAAHVVSPISTIYSATKAAILAINEGLRQEVSSKNLNIRVTAISPGFFNTEIINDIKDAKIKSDVDLLYAKYGISPDRVALTIKQAIELPFDTSWNEVVIRPTKEVL; the protein is encoded by the coding sequence ATGGATAAAAAAGTTGTCGTAATAACAGGTGCCTCAAGTGGGATTGGAGCCGCTCTTGCCAAGTTATTAGGTAATAGTAATGATGATTATCAATTAGTTTTAGGAGCACGTCGCGAAGTTTTATTAAAGGCTCTTGTTCAAGAAATAGAAAGCGATGGTGGTGAAGCAATTTACCAAGTTACCGATATTCGTCAAATAGCTGAAGTTGAAAAACTAGCCCAAGCAGCGATTAACCATTTTGGAAAAATTGATGTTTGAGTTAATAATGCCGGTATTTATCCCGGGAATTTTTTAAGTGACCGACAATATGATGATTGGGACCGCTTAATTGATACAAATCTGAAAGGCACTTTATATGGCATTGGCACCGCTTTACAGTGAATGATTCCCCGAAATAATGGACAAATTATTAATATCTCCTCAGTGGCAGCTCATGTGGTGAGTCCAATTAGTACTATTTATTCGGCCACTAAAGCGGCAATTTTGGCGATTAATGAAGGCTTACGCCAAGAAGTAAGTTCAAAGAATTTAAATATTCGAGTGACCGCTATTTCACCGGGTTTTTTTAATACCGAAATTATTAATGATATCAAAGATGCCAAAATTAAATCGGACGTAGATCTTCTTTATGCCAAATATGGTATTTCTCCTGATCGAGTAGCCTTGACAATCAAACAAGCAATTGAATTACCATTTGATACGTCTTGAAACGAAGTTGTCATCCGTCCCACCAAGGAAGTTTTGTAA
- the rpmI gene encoding 50S ribosomal protein L35, with amino-acid sequence MPKMKTKRALAKRVKKTGSGKLKRGHAYRSHLALGKTTKQKRQLEKSTVVSKSDEKRLKGLLQN; translated from the coding sequence ATGCCAAAAATGAAAACAAAACGCGCGTTAGCAAAACGCGTGAAAAAAACTGGGTCAGGGAAACTAAAACGTGGTCATGCTTACCGCTCACATTTAGCTTTAGGAAAAACCACTAAACAAAAACGTCAACTAGAAAAAAGCACTGTGGTTTCAAAAAGTGATGAAAAACGTCTAAAAGGACTATTACAAAATTAA
- a CDS encoding MurR/RpiR family transcriptional regulator, giving the protein MILDQLFEMTQSSEENLNHRLARVIIDELLINRQFKLTVTTLSQKANCSQPSVSRFAKSLTGQSYKHFVNLINEEAPSYFLIWNREKETIDDGKNKIIQAVVETLDYFKSEEIEAISRLIIRSNKINVVGIGGNRTIKTEVEHKLSQVGRHVMLSSDWHQQLINLNYMTSNDLVIIISYSGDKRESNQIANEANKRKIPLILFSGDFNSELINKAQHYVCIKSGDPKYRSFSFAAKPAVMAAWEIIFKYLLTLDIQSEEIVEAWSWKSAK; this is encoded by the coding sequence ATGATTCTAGACCAACTTTTTGAAATGACACAATCTTCTGAAGAAAATCTAAACCACCGTTTAGCCAGAGTCATAATTGATGAACTATTAATAAATCGCCAGTTTAAATTAACGGTAACCACTTTAAGTCAAAAAGCCAATTGTAGCCAACCCTCAGTATCAAGGTTTGCTAAAAGTTTAACTGGCCAATCTTATAAGCATTTTGTGAACTTAATTAATGAAGAGGCTCCTAGTTACTTTTTGATATGAAATCGGGAAAAAGAAACCATTGACGATGGCAAAAATAAAATTATCCAGGCTGTTGTGGAAACATTAGACTACTTTAAAAGTGAAGAAATCGAAGCGATTTCGCGATTAATTATCCGATCAAATAAAATTAATGTTGTTGGTATTGGGGGTAATCGCACGATTAAGACCGAGGTGGAACACAAACTTTCGCAAGTCGGTAGACATGTGATGTTATCGAGTGATTGACACCAACAATTAATTAATCTTAACTATATGACCAGCAATGATTTGGTAATTATTATTAGTTATTCGGGTGATAAACGCGAATCAAATCAAATCGCTAATGAAGCCAATAAACGCAAAATTCCACTAATTTTGTTTAGTGGAGACTTTAATTCTGAACTTATTAATAAAGCTCAACACTATGTTTGTATAAAATCTGGAGACCCTAAATATCGTTCTTTTTCCTTTGCTGCCAAGCCTGCGGTAATGGCTGCTTGGGAAATTATTTTCAAATATCTCCTCACTTTAGACATCCAAAGCGAAGAAATCGTTGAAGCATGAAGTTGAAAAAGCGCTAAATAG
- a CDS encoding HNH endonuclease, whose amino-acid sequence MKFERRNLSQYDINSAWKKSGGLIFDSKPYGIAYCPKQWCKMTSAVMDAASYGNHSDASWVVDHIVPLAQGGANDYYNYQAMHNYCNSCKGDAR is encoded by the coding sequence ATGAAATTTGAAAGAAGAAATCTATCACAATATGATATAAATTCAGCATGAAAAAAATCTGGCGGTTTAATTTTTGACTCTAAACCTTACGGCATCGCTTATTGTCCTAAACAATGATGCAAAATGACTTCCGCTGTGATGGATGCTGCGAGTTATGGAAACCATTCTGATGCGAGTTGAGTAGTAGACCATATAGTTCCTCTAGCTCAAGGCGGCGCTAATGATTATTACAACTATCAAGCAATGCATAATTATTGTAATAGTTGTAAAGGTGATGCAAGATAA
- a CDS encoding LemA family protein has product MANRLDEMTGPVSETGKNINVINKQLKIEVGKGSKIFQIVLWLFILPGFIFWIKKIKAKNYLDRLEQKIQAAASQYDNYLDQRVQILENIAGLLKQSINIDKDIFTSLAALRSGTKLNDQKRNELATEVDLVNTKLNVAFENYPELKSQDTVLAAMKQNDYTQREISASRSNYNDFVSRWNQDIQVWPTYKIVAAKNGFTTRIPFTASQETKTKAQSTFF; this is encoded by the coding sequence ATGGCAAATCGACTTGACGAAATGACCGGACCAGTTTCGGAAACTGGCAAAAATATTAATGTAATTAACAAACAACTTAAAATTGAAGTAGGCAAGGGCTCAAAAATTTTTCAAATTGTTTTATGGCTTTTTATTCTTCCAGGTTTTATTTTTTGAATTAAAAAAATCAAAGCCAAAAACTATTTAGACCGCTTAGAACAAAAAATTCAGGCAGCCGCTTCACAATATGATAATTATTTAGACCAACGGGTACAAATTTTAGAAAATATCGCTGGCCTTTTAAAACAATCAATCAATATTGATAAAGATATTTTCACTTCTTTGGCTGCTTTGCGTTCAGGCACTAAATTGAATGATCAAAAACGTAATGAGCTAGCGACTGAAGTTGACTTAGTGAATACAAAGTTAAATGTGGCTTTTGAAAACTATCCTGAATTAAAATCGCAAGATACTGTTTTAGCAGCCATGAAACAAAACGATTATACGCAAAGAGAAATCTCAGCTTCACGTAGTAATTACAATGATTTTGTAAGTCGTTGAAACCAAGATATCCAAGTTTGACCAACATACAAAATTGTGGCTGCCAAAAATGGTTTTACCACTCGTATTCCGTTTACAGCATCACAAGAAACTAAAACTAAAGCTCAAAGTACCTTCTTTTAG
- a CDS encoding RidA family protein → MKIIETDKAPKAVGPYSQAIQLENGFLYTSGQLGLNPETMKMPEKVTDQAWNALENIDNILIEAGYTKNDVVKTLVLLADIKDFVECNKIYTEYFGDHKPARSAFQVAALPLGGKIEIEAIAYKE, encoded by the coding sequence ATGAAAATAATTGAAACTGATAAAGCGCCTAAGGCCGTGGGGCCTTATAGTCAAGCAATCCAACTCGAAAATGGTTTCCTCTATACGTCAGGACAATTGGGTCTTAACCCTGAAACAATGAAAATGCCCGAAAAGGTAACAGACCAAGCTTGAAATGCTCTTGAAAATATCGATAATATTTTAATTGAAGCTGGTTATACAAAAAATGATGTTGTTAAAACTTTGGTTTTATTAGCCGATATCAAAGATTTTGTGGAATGTAATAAAATCTATACTGAATATTTTGGGGACCACAAACCAGCGCGAAGCGCCTTTCAAGTAGCCGCTTTACCACTCGGTGGCAAAATTGAAATTGAAGCAATTGCTTATAAAGAATAA
- the infC gene encoding translation initiation factor IF-3 encodes MDQNNQSRNQRFARNHHQDPINGYIRARQILVIDQFGNKRGVLSKGEAIGLAERAGLDLMQVGTQPDGTAIAKIVDYGKYKYEQQKKQKEAKKNQVKTENKEIRLTVNIGEHDLDTKARKAREFLEEGNRVKISLKFRGREITYLDLGKATLERFYKKIEDIAKIEKEAKLNTRFLDMYVVPKKN; translated from the coding sequence ATGGATCAAAACAACCAATCAAGAAATCAACGCTTTGCCCGAAATCATCATCAAGATCCGATTAATGGGTATATTCGCGCTCGTCAAATCTTGGTAATCGACCAATTTGGAAACAAACGTGGCGTTTTATCTAAGGGTGAAGCGATTGGTTTGGCTGAACGAGCTGGCTTAGATTTAATGCAGGTCGGAACGCAACCTGATGGTACTGCAATTGCAAAAATTGTAGATTATGGAAAGTATAAATACGAGCAACAAAAGAAACAAAAAGAAGCTAAGAAAAACCAAGTCAAAACTGAAAATAAAGAAATTCGTTTAACAGTTAACATTGGTGAACATGACTTAGATACCAAAGCTCGTAAAGCACGAGAATTCTTAGAAGAAGGTAATCGTGTCAAGATTTCTTTAAAATTCCGTGGTCGTGAAATTACCTACCTTGATTTAGGGAAAGCGACTTTGGAACGTTTCTATAAGAAAATTGAGGATATTGCCAAAATTGAAAAAGAAGCGAAACTAAACACACGTTTTCTAGACATGTATGTCGTGCCTAAGAAAAACTAA
- a CDS encoding HU family DNA-binding protein, protein MKWDTLSTKKTLAEDLMMEKDFLTAKDAKEIVDIIFDSIANDLIEKHVVEIHGFGKFKTEHVKKRVGVNPATGEKIIISARTKPKFIASKTLKDAIDPNNWSKVETKVSKKHKKALSYVNRMTKKYAHQLSKQVPKEIMSVTFVELEMPERANVDGSLEIKEARSDLIKHANETRDLFFHGRPELEEVILADLTKRELLEFMREAVKANPKDARL, encoded by the coding sequence ATGAAGTGAGACACGCTATCAACTAAAAAAACGCTTGCGGAAGATCTGATGATGGAAAAAGATTTTTTGACCGCAAAAGATGCTAAAGAAATTGTTGATATCATTTTCGATTCAATCGCTAATGATTTAATCGAAAAACATGTAGTGGAAATTCATGGTTTTGGTAAATTCAAAACCGAACATGTAAAAAAACGCGTCGGGGTTAATCCAGCAACTGGTGAAAAAATTATTATTTCTGCACGAACAAAACCAAAGTTTATAGCTTCAAAAACCTTAAAAGATGCCATCGATCCAAACAATTGGTCAAAGGTCGAAACAAAAGTTTCAAAGAAACATAAAAAAGCCCTTTCCTATGTGAACCGTATGACAAAGAAATATGCTCATCAACTTTCAAAACAAGTTCCTAAAGAAATCATGTCAGTCACTTTTGTGGAATTAGAAATGCCAGAGAGAGCAAATGTCGATGGTTCGTTAGAAATTAAGGAAGCCCGCAGCGACTTAATTAAACATGCTAACGAAACTCGCGATTTATTTTTTCATGGACGTCCAGAACTTGAAGAAGTAATTCTCGCTGACTTAACCAAACGTGAACTACTTGAGTTTATGCGCGAGGCGGTCAAAGCAAACCCAAAAGACGCAAGACTGTAG
- a CDS encoding MAG1210 family protein: MATQIIYNPLAEYQNNLKQIHNDNLTNFFDNLVQQNQIDENLNKKTVEDFYHNKKSLTLTNKKKANLEKGRLALIFLAIIFGIAPLVGWFLLRTNAQVFLWVGLMAGVGLIGLGLSVYCIVKKIKPKIQNLHSQSTTFESKMNDLETNCWSQLLGLNQSYDWQLTTRLLEQTLPIVKFDPYLKLDKFQHFLNHGLRNTDFDETVIDLKSGEIATNPFIFVEKLHHNLGMQAYFGSITISWTETYTDHEGKTQTRIQTQVLTASVEQPCPFYKTTKELFFSHEVAPKLNFQREPSNLVHSNERDITKAMKKLDNKARKAIKDGNDFNLMNNSEFEVLFNALNRNDEIQFRFLFSDLAQKQLEDFLKNPDYPHADEFYWWKNQELSCLMGTYLTNVSWDFNPQKYQNFDLAAARQNFISSNMTFFENFYLAITPLLATPLLQEPRTIEYPTLATPEYLASWQKEAIVANFGNELIHPLSRTNNIFKIVTNNAANGLEQLMVKAFGYQTIERVTYIPVLGGDGYWHNVPVWWTEYIPVAQESAVLVKNVEDLAMQKRLQNPDNAALNAYLEKQNLERKDIHLFDNIISFKHETGTFDEHQTFWNALN; the protein is encoded by the coding sequence ATGGCGACGCAGATAATTTACAATCCATTAGCAGAGTATCAAAATAACTTAAAGCAAATTCATAATGACAATTTAACTAATTTTTTTGACAATTTAGTACAACAAAACCAAATTGACGAAAATTTGAACAAAAAAACTGTTGAAGATTTTTATCATAATAAAAAGAGTTTGACATTAACTAATAAAAAGAAAGCCAATTTGGAAAAAGGTCGCTTGGCTTTGATTTTTTTAGCAATTATCTTTGGAATTGCTCCATTAGTGGGGTGGTTTTTACTACGGACTAATGCGCAAGTTTTTCTTTGGGTTGGACTCATGGCTGGAGTGGGATTAATTGGCCTTGGACTGTCAGTTTATTGCATAGTTAAAAAAATCAAGCCGAAAATCCAAAATCTTCACTCACAATCAACAACTTTTGAAAGCAAAATGAATGATTTAGAAACTAATTGTTGGTCACAATTATTGGGCTTGAACCAAAGTTATGATTGACAATTAACGACACGTTTATTAGAGCAAACCTTGCCGATTGTCAAATTTGATCCTTATTTAAAACTAGATAAATTTCAACATTTTTTAAACCATGGTTTACGGAATACTGATTTTGATGAAACTGTTATTGATCTTAAGAGTGGGGAGATTGCTACAAACCCCTTTATTTTCGTGGAGAAGTTACACCATAATTTAGGAATGCAAGCCTATTTTGGGTCTATCACTATTTCTTGAACCGAAACTTATACTGACCATGAAGGAAAAACTCAAACCCGAATCCAAACTCAAGTTTTAACAGCTTCTGTCGAACAACCTTGTCCTTTTTATAAAACTACTAAAGAACTCTTTTTTAGTCATGAAGTAGCTCCGAAACTAAATTTTCAACGTGAACCATCCAATTTGGTCCATAGTAATGAGCGAGATATTACAAAGGCTATGAAAAAACTTGATAATAAAGCCCGAAAGGCGATTAAAGACGGTAACGATTTTAATTTAATGAATAATAGTGAATTTGAAGTTTTATTTAATGCGTTAAATCGGAATGATGAAATTCAATTCCGATTCCTCTTTTCTGATCTTGCTCAAAAGCAGTTAGAAGATTTTCTTAAGAATCCGGATTATCCGCATGCCGATGAATTTTATTGGTGAAAAAATCAAGAATTATCTTGCTTAATGGGTACCTATTTGACCAATGTGTCATGAGATTTTAATCCTCAAAAATACCAAAATTTTGATTTAGCAGCCGCTCGTCAAAATTTTATTAGTAGCAATATGACTTTCTTTGAAAATTTTTATTTAGCAATTACACCCCTTTTGGCAACTCCACTTTTGCAAGAACCGCGTACTATAGAATATCCGACGTTAGCGACACCAGAATATTTAGCTTCTTGGCAAAAAGAGGCTATTGTAGCTAATTTTGGTAATGAGTTAATTCACCCATTATCACGAACCAATAACATTTTTAAAATTGTGACCAATAATGCTGCCAATGGCTTAGAACAACTAATGGTTAAGGCCTTTGGTTACCAAACCATTGAACGCGTGACTTATATTCCGGTTTTAGGTGGCGATGGTTATTGGCATAATGTGCCGGTCTGATGGACGGAGTATATTCCCGTTGCTCAAGAATCGGCAGTATTAGTTAAAAACGTCGAGGATTTAGCAATGCAAAAACGTCTCCAAAACCCTGATAATGCAGCGTTAAATGCTTATCTTGAAAAGCAGAACTTAGAAAGAAAAGATATTCATTTATTTGATAATATAATTAGTTTTAAGCATGAAACTGGTACATTTGATGAACACCAAACTTTTTGAAATGCGTTAAACTAA